In Mucilaginibacter celer, one DNA window encodes the following:
- a CDS encoding TonB-dependent receptor plug domain-containing protein, whose protein sequence is MEKSYLKFLFGLALLPFATFDTVHAQDTTKTLNTVVVTATRSPKKLSDIGRVVTVISSAQINQSQGKSLPQLLNNVAGVTFSGANNAPGIATSVYLRGASTGNTLILVDGFPVNNASSIDGSYDLNAFSLDLIDHIEILKGSGSSLYGSDAVAGVINIITKKAKAQGITGSLMFTGGSYNTFKEAASVSGKVKNTALAVNVSNTDSKGFSAATDKSGNNAFKKDGFHQRSASVNLSQYLSQKFIINGNFQASRNTGDLPYGAFAGDNDYTYKNTFVFGGIGAKLILPKGDLNVNVSQNTVQNNFTNLPSDNDSTHQVTKNTGRITNAEAVFNYQPNKYLDITSGAAFKYSNTSQYSLYEATGYSAPASVIKAGDTPTNIFSAYTSLFFKYDIFHLELGGRYNHHSRYGDKFTYTVNPSLFLADQFKIFGTIASAFKSPSLYQLYSEYGNQKLNPEITTSYEAGFDWEILKNQLSFNTQFFKRNTKGVIYFFSESAPPYSSFYKNGQLQKDKGFESELKYHANKLNASAYFAYVTGKLTDEAGKETNNLYRRPKSTFGANVSYQVLTDFLFGINYKYTGNRTDQDFSGYPTKVVTLKHYNLVDVHLEYNATKNLNVFGDLNNVFDTKYVDWLGYNTRGINFMLGARYQFR, encoded by the coding sequence CCTCTGCCCAGATTAACCAGTCGCAAGGTAAATCATTGCCTCAATTACTAAATAACGTTGCCGGCGTTACATTTTCGGGCGCTAACAACGCGCCGGGGATAGCTACTTCGGTTTACCTGCGTGGCGCTTCAACCGGTAACACATTAATTTTGGTTGATGGTTTCCCGGTAAACAATGCTTCAAGTATTGATGGTAGTTATGATCTGAATGCTTTTTCGTTGGATTTGATAGATCATATTGAAATACTGAAAGGCAGTGGTTCTTCGCTATACGGATCGGACGCAGTAGCCGGCGTGATCAATATCATCACAAAAAAAGCAAAAGCGCAGGGTATAACCGGAAGCTTAATGTTTACCGGCGGCAGCTATAATACTTTTAAGGAAGCTGCATCGGTAAGCGGAAAAGTAAAAAATACAGCCCTTGCAGTTAACGTTTCAAATACAGATTCGAAGGGATTCTCGGCGGCCACAGATAAATCAGGCAACAACGCATTTAAAAAAGATGGTTTTCATCAGCGTTCGGCAAGTGTAAACCTTAGCCAGTATTTGTCGCAAAAATTTATCATCAACGGCAACTTTCAGGCAAGCCGCAATACCGGCGATTTGCCTTATGGTGCTTTTGCAGGGGACAACGACTATACTTATAAAAACACGTTTGTATTTGGCGGTATTGGCGCGAAGTTGATTTTACCAAAAGGCGATTTGAACGTAAACGTATCACAAAATACAGTTCAAAATAACTTTACCAACCTGCCATCTGATAACGACAGCACGCACCAGGTAACTAAAAATACCGGCCGAATAACTAACGCCGAGGCAGTGTTCAATTATCAGCCTAACAAATACCTTGATATTACAAGTGGTGCTGCCTTCAAATACAGCAATACCAGCCAGTACAGCCTTTACGAAGCCACAGGCTATTCGGCACCAGCCAGTGTTATAAAGGCCGGTGATACGCCTACCAATATTTTCAGCGCCTACACCTCGTTGTTTTTCAAGTACGATATATTCCACCTGGAATTAGGGGGCAGGTATAATCACCATAGCAGATATGGCGATAAATTTACCTATACGGTAAACCCTTCCCTGTTCCTGGCCGATCAATTTAAGATATTCGGTACTATTGCCTCTGCATTTAAATCGCCATCGCTTTATCAACTGTATTCTGAATATGGAAACCAGAAGCTAAACCCGGAGATCACCACATCTTACGAGGCCGGATTTGATTGGGAAATTCTGAAAAACCAACTTTCGTTTAACACGCAGTTTTTTAAGCGCAATACCAAAGGCGTAATTTACTTTTTTTCTGAATCAGCGCCGCCGTATAGCTCGTTTTACAAGAACGGGCAGTTGCAAAAAGATAAAGGTTTCGAATCTGAATTAAAATATCACGCAAACAAACTCAACGCCTCGGCTTACTTTGCTTACGTAACCGGCAAGCTTACTGATGAAGCGGGTAAGGAAACCAACAATCTATACCGCCGACCAAAAAGCACCTTCGGTGCCAATGTAAGCTACCAGGTTTTAACTGATTTTTTGTTTGGTATCAATTATAAATACACAGGCAATCGCACCGACCAGGATTTTTCCGGCTATCCAACAAAGGTTGTTACTTTAAAGCACTACAACCTGGTTGATGTGCACCTTGAATACAACGCAACAAAAAATCTAAATGTTTTTGGCGATCTGAACAACGTTTTCGATACCAAATACGTAGATTGGTTAGGATATAATACCCGCGGCATTAATTTTATGCTGGGTGCCAGGTACCAATTTAGATAG